The Corynebacterium suranareeae genome window below encodes:
- a CDS encoding YbaB/EbfC family nucleoid-associated protein, protein MSQPDMSQILAQAQQMQAQLQAAQQEILATTVVGNAGNGLVTVTMAGNGEVSAVTVDPKVVDPDDVETLQDLLLGAFKDAHTKVANVAEEKMGPLSQGMGGLF, encoded by the coding sequence ATGTCACAGCCAGATATGTCCCAGATCCTCGCGCAAGCACAGCAGATGCAGGCACAGCTTCAGGCAGCTCAGCAGGAAATCCTGGCAACCACCGTCGTCGGAAACGCTGGTAACGGCCTAGTTACCGTCACCATGGCCGGCAATGGTGAAGTTTCTGCAGTCACCGTCGACCCAAAGGTTGTTGACCCTGATGATGTAGAAACCCTCCAGGACCTTCTCCTCGGCGCGTTCAAAGACGCTCACACTAAGGTCGCTAACGTGGCAGAAGAGAAGATGGGCCCACTATCCCAGGGCATGGGTGGCCTGTTCTAA
- a CDS encoding recombination mediator RecR has product MFEGPLQDLIDELSRLPGVGPKSAQRIAFHLLNVDPMDITRLQEALGSVRDGVQFCRICCNISREEVCRICSDSGRDGGTICVVEEPKDIQVIERTGEFSGRYHVLGGALDPLANIGPRELNISTLLQRIGGVLPDRELADSTPENKLFDATPNVHEVILATDPNTEGEATASYLARLLKDFPNLVVSRLASGMPLGGDLEFVDELTLSRALSGRLQI; this is encoded by the coding sequence GTGTTTGAAGGCCCACTCCAGGATCTCATCGACGAACTTTCTCGTCTCCCAGGCGTCGGCCCCAAAAGCGCGCAACGCATCGCATTTCACCTGCTCAATGTAGATCCCATGGACATCACCCGCCTCCAGGAAGCACTCGGAAGCGTCCGCGATGGCGTTCAATTCTGCCGCATTTGCTGCAACATTTCCCGCGAAGAAGTCTGCCGCATCTGCTCCGACTCCGGCCGCGACGGCGGAACCATCTGCGTCGTCGAAGAACCCAAAGATATCCAAGTCATCGAGCGCACCGGCGAATTCTCCGGCCGCTACCACGTCCTCGGCGGCGCCCTTGACCCGCTGGCCAACATCGGCCCCCGCGAACTCAACATTTCCACCCTCCTGCAGCGCATCGGCGGCGTCCTGCCCGACCGCGAGCTCGCAGACTCGACGCCCGAAAATAAGCTTTTCGACGCCACCCCCAACGTCCACGAGGTCATCCTCGCCACCGACCCCAACACCGAAGGCGAAGCTACCGCCTCCTACTTAGCCCGCCTCCTCAAAGATTTCCCGAACTTGGTAGTTTCCCGACTAGCCTCCGGAATGCCTTTGGGCGGCGACCTCGAATTCGTCGACGAACTCACCCTCTCCCGAGCATTGAGCGGCCGCCTGCAGATCTAA
- a CDS encoding type 1 glutamine amidotransferase, whose amino-acid sequence MTTLNIGLVLPDVLGTYGDDGNALVLRQRARMRGISAEIERITLDDAVPSNLDIYCLGGGEDTAQILATEHLTKHNGLQTAAAAGRPIFAVCAGLQVLGDSFRAAGRIVDGLGLLDATTVSLQKRAIGEVETTPTRAGFTSELTERLTGFENHMGATLLGPDAEPLGRVVRGEGNTDIWAASENSDDERQQFAEGAVQGSLIATYMHGPALARNPQLADLLLAKAMGMALKELAPLDIDVIDRLRAERLA is encoded by the coding sequence ATGACCACCCTAAATATCGGCCTCGTCCTCCCCGACGTTCTTGGCACATACGGCGACGACGGCAACGCCCTAGTCCTTCGCCAACGCGCCCGCATGCGCGGCATCTCCGCTGAAATTGAACGCATCACCCTCGACGACGCTGTCCCCTCCAACCTCGACATCTACTGCCTCGGCGGCGGCGAAGACACCGCACAAATCCTTGCCACCGAGCATCTCACCAAACACAACGGACTCCAAACCGCCGCCGCAGCCGGTCGCCCCATCTTCGCAGTCTGCGCAGGTCTCCAGGTACTCGGCGATTCCTTCCGCGCCGCCGGCCGAATCGTCGACGGTCTCGGGCTTCTCGACGCCACCACCGTCTCCTTACAAAAACGCGCCATCGGTGAAGTCGAAACCACACCCACCCGCGCCGGTTTCACCTCCGAACTCACCGAACGACTCACCGGCTTCGAAAACCACATGGGCGCCACCCTCCTTGGCCCCGACGCCGAACCCCTCGGCCGAGTAGTCCGCGGCGAAGGCAACACCGACATCTGGGCAGCTTCCGAAAACTCCGACGACGAACGCCAACAATTCGCCGAAGGCGCAGTCCAAGGAAGCCTCATTGCCACCTACATGCACGGACCTGCCCTTGCCCGAAACCCACAACTCGCCGACCTTCTCCTCGCCAAAGCTATGGGCATGGCATTAAAGGAATTGGCACCTTTGGACATCGACGTCATCGACCGCCTCCGCGCCGAACGACTGGCCTAA
- a CDS encoding Mur ligase family protein: MKLSLPAPLRRLRSAAAIVSAKVATSASKATGRGSGGMIGGLVASKVDPDIMSNLINNRPTVLVTGTNGKSTTTRMLAAAMRSTYTVATNEGGDNMDAGIISALLAGRNASHVVLEVDELHVPAAIERLKPDALVLLNLSRDQLDRVGEINKIERVLRDAVRSRPEMTVIANCDDVLVTSVAFDAENVIWVGAGTGWQGESVTCPRTESRILHDGRHWSAQKTLLDGRTFARPTPSWEVDGDTIHSPSGDLALDLNLPGQANRGNAAQAIAAATVFNVPVSSALPAVNSVNNVAGRYSTINIGDHKVHLLLAKNPAGWQEALSMVDRTADGLVIAVNGQVADGEDLSWLWDVRFEDFEHLSVKASGERGTDLAVRLTYAEIDHELISNPVDAIAACPSGRIEVLANYTAFRDLKKALEKGTEN, encoded by the coding sequence ATGAAGCTTTCACTGCCTGCACCCCTACGCCGTTTACGCAGCGCTGCCGCCATCGTCTCAGCAAAAGTTGCGACATCCGCATCCAAAGCCACAGGTCGTGGCTCCGGCGGAATGATCGGCGGCCTAGTGGCCAGCAAGGTAGATCCGGACATCATGTCCAACCTCATCAACAACCGCCCAACAGTGCTCGTTACCGGCACCAACGGCAAATCCACCACCACCCGCATGTTGGCCGCCGCGATGCGCAGCACTTACACCGTTGCCACCAATGAAGGCGGCGACAACATGGACGCCGGCATCATCTCAGCTCTTCTTGCCGGCCGAAACGCCTCGCACGTGGTCCTCGAGGTCGATGAGCTGCACGTTCCCGCCGCCATTGAGCGCCTCAAACCCGACGCGCTTGTCCTGCTCAACCTGTCGCGCGACCAGCTTGACCGCGTGGGCGAAATCAACAAAATCGAACGCGTCCTACGCGATGCCGTGCGCTCGCGGCCTGAGATGACCGTCATCGCCAACTGCGACGATGTCCTTGTCACCTCCGTGGCTTTCGACGCCGAAAACGTCATCTGGGTCGGCGCCGGCACCGGCTGGCAAGGTGAATCCGTCACCTGCCCACGCACCGAATCCCGCATCCTCCACGACGGACGCCACTGGAGCGCCCAAAAGACGCTTCTCGACGGCCGGACCTTCGCCCGCCCCACCCCCTCCTGGGAAGTCGACGGAGATACCATCCACTCCCCATCCGGCGACCTCGCTTTAGACCTCAACCTCCCAGGTCAAGCCAACCGCGGCAACGCAGCCCAAGCCATCGCCGCAGCCACCGTATTCAACGTGCCCGTCTCCTCCGCGCTACCGGCCGTCAACTCCGTCAACAACGTTGCTGGCCGCTACTCCACCATCAACATCGGAGACCACAAAGTACACCTCCTTCTCGCCAAAAACCCCGCAGGCTGGCAAGAAGCACTGTCCATGGTTGACCGCACCGCCGACGGCCTCGTGATCGCAGTCAATGGTCAAGTCGCCGACGGTGAAGACCTCTCCTGGCTCTGGGACGTTCGTTTCGAAGACTTCGAACACCTCTCTGTCAAAGCCTCCGGTGAACGCGGCACCGACCTAGCCGTCCGACTCACCTACGCAGAAATCGACCACGAACTCATCTCCAACCCCGTCGACGCCATCGCCGCCTGCCCTTCCGGCCGCATCGAAGTCCTAGCCAACTACACCGCATTCCGCGACCTGAAAAAAGCCCTGGAGAAAGGGACCGAAAACTAA
- a CDS encoding DNA polymerase III subunit epsilon (3'-5' exonuclease of DNA polymerase III), with translation MSTTQESQDHAAKIEAERQQAIEAAPYVSVTIQSSGIHPSTSRMITIDLVTLSPRLEPVETFHAVLDSKTDPGPFHLHGVTEEEFAGAKRFGQILKSLDRLIDGRTLLIHNAARSWGFIVSEAKRAMNDAARANRNNNRGNRRGGRGRRRQRVGHIPKPLVIVDTLASARRQAIVLDDVRTRGVAATLGIEAPAAQASVARAQVPHRELCREETLLVARLYGALKETGPLAEIDPQSLRADKFGLQRSIIRVQAQEATPTLVNPGPYEPGKTLIAGMEVVVAPEIEMDPDIIIQACVDADLSYSEKLTRQTSVVVCNQTRDIDGKAMHAQRKGIPLLSDVAFLAAVKRVKEGKKVDVEKR, from the coding sequence ATGAGCACTACTCAGGAGTCGCAAGATCACGCCGCAAAAATCGAAGCTGAACGCCAACAAGCTATCGAGGCGGCTCCTTATGTTTCCGTAACCATCCAATCAAGTGGCATTCATCCGTCCACTTCACGCATGATCACCATTGATCTGGTGACATTGTCTCCTCGTTTGGAGCCGGTGGAAACATTCCATGCGGTATTGGATTCCAAAACTGATCCCGGTCCTTTCCATCTTCATGGTGTGACCGAGGAAGAGTTCGCTGGCGCCAAAAGGTTTGGGCAGATCTTGAAAAGCTTGGATCGCCTCATCGATGGGCGCACCCTCCTTATTCATAATGCTGCACGGAGCTGGGGTTTTATTGTCTCCGAAGCCAAGCGCGCTATGAATGATGCTGCGCGGGCCAATCGTAATAACAATCGTGGGAATCGCCGTGGGGGTCGCGGACGCCGCAGGCAGCGCGTGGGGCACATCCCGAAGCCGCTGGTGATCGTCGATACGCTTGCATCGGCGCGTCGACAAGCAATTGTTTTAGACGACGTCCGAACCCGGGGCGTGGCAGCCACCTTGGGCATTGAGGCGCCTGCAGCACAAGCCTCGGTGGCCCGCGCGCAGGTACCGCACCGTGAACTGTGCCGTGAAGAAACGTTGCTGGTGGCACGGCTTTATGGAGCCCTGAAGGAGACGGGGCCGCTGGCGGAAATCGATCCGCAATCCTTGCGTGCCGACAAGTTCGGTTTACAGCGCTCGATCATCCGGGTGCAGGCGCAGGAAGCTACGCCAACGCTGGTCAACCCTGGTCCGTATGAGCCGGGCAAAACGCTGATCGCTGGGATGGAAGTGGTGGTCGCGCCGGAAATTGAGATGGATCCGGACATCATTATCCAAGCGTGCGTCGATGCGGATTTGTCCTATTCTGAGAAGCTGACTCGGCAAACCTCAGTGGTGGTGTGCAATCAAACCCGCGACATCGACGGCAAAGCCATGCACGCCCAACGCAAAGGAATTCCGCTGCTTTCAGATGTTGCCTTCTTAGCAGCTGTTAAAAGGGTAAAAGAAGGAAAGAAAGTGGACGTCGAAAAGCGTTAG
- the leuA gene encoding 2-isopropylmalate synthase codes for MSPNDAFISAPAKIETPVGPRNEGQPAWNKQRGSSMPVKRYMPFEVEVEDISLPDRTWPDKKITVAPQWCAVDLRDGNQALIDPMSPERKRRMFELLVQMGFKEIEVGFPSASQTDFDFVREIIEKDMIPDDVTIQVLVQAREHLIRRTFEACEGAKNVIVHFYNSTSILQRNVVFRMDKDQVKKLATDAAELIKTIAQDYPDTNWRWQYSPESYTGTEVAYAKEVVDAVVDVMDPTPENPIIINLPSTVEMITPNVYADSIEWMHRNLNRRDSIILSLHPHNDRGTGVAAAELGYMAGADRIEGCLFGNGERTGNVCLVTLALNMLTQGVDPQLDFTDIRQIRSTVEYCNQLRVPERHPYGGDLVFTAFSGSHQDAVNKGLDAMAAKVQPGANSTDVSWEQLRDTEWEVPYLPIDPKDVGRDYEAVIRVNSQSGKGGVAYIMKTDHGLQIPRSMQVEFSAVVQNVTDAEGGEVNSKAMWDIFATEYLDRTAPVEQIALRVENAQTENEDASITAELIHNGQDITVDGHGNGPLAAYANALEKLNIDVEIQEYSQHARTSGDDAEAAAYVLAEVNGRKVWGVGIAGSITYASLKAVTSAVNRALDVNHETVLAGGV; via the coding sequence ATGTCCCCTAATGACGCATTCATCTCCGCACCTGCCAAGATCGAAACCCCAGTTGGGCCTCGCAATGAAGGCCAGCCAGCATGGAATAAACAGCGTGGCTCCTCCATGCCAGTTAAGCGCTACATGCCTTTTGAGGTTGAGGTAGAAGACATCTCCCTGCCTGACCGCACCTGGCCAGATAAGAAAATCACCGTCGCACCTCAGTGGTGCGCCGTGGACCTGCGCGATGGCAACCAGGCCCTGATTGATCCGATGTCACCTGAACGCAAGCGCCGCATGTTTGAGCTGCTGGTTCAGATGGGCTTTAAGGAAATTGAGGTCGGTTTCCCGTCCGCTTCGCAGACTGACTTTGATTTCGTGCGTGAGATCATTGAAAAGGATATGATTCCTGACGATGTCACCATTCAGGTCCTGGTTCAGGCTCGTGAGCACCTGATTCGCCGTACCTTTGAGGCATGTGAAGGCGCCAAGAACGTTATTGTGCACTTCTACAACTCCACGTCCATCCTGCAGCGCAACGTTGTGTTCCGCATGGACAAGGATCAGGTAAAGAAGCTGGCCACCGATGCCGCTGAACTGATCAAGACCATCGCGCAGGACTACCCAGACACCAACTGGCGTTGGCAGTACTCCCCTGAGTCCTACACCGGCACCGAGGTTGCATACGCCAAGGAAGTTGTCGACGCCGTGGTAGACGTCATGGATCCAACTCCTGAAAACCCCATCATCATCAACCTGCCTTCCACCGTTGAGATGATCACCCCCAACGTTTATGCAGACTCCATCGAATGGATGCACCGCAACCTGAACCGTCGCGATTCCATCATCCTGTCCCTGCACCCACACAACGACCGCGGCACCGGCGTTGCTGCAGCTGAACTGGGCTACATGGCAGGCGCAGACCGCATCGAAGGCTGCCTGTTCGGCAACGGTGAACGCACCGGTAACGTCTGCCTGGTCACCCTGGCGCTGAACATGCTGACCCAGGGCGTTGATCCTCAGCTGGACTTCACCGACATCCGCCAAATCCGCAGCACCGTGGAATACTGCAACCAGCTGCGCGTTCCTGAGCGCCACCCATACGGCGGCGACCTGGTCTTCACCGCGTTCTCCGGCTCTCACCAAGACGCAGTAAACAAGGGTCTGGACGCCATGGCCGCCAAGGTCCAGCCAGGAGCAAACTCCACCGACGTTTCTTGGGAACAGCTGCGCGACACCGAATGGGAGGTTCCATACCTGCCCATCGATCCAAAGGATGTCGGTCGCGACTACGAAGCCGTGATCCGCGTAAACTCCCAGTCCGGCAAGGGTGGCGTTGCCTACATCATGAAGACCGACCACGGTCTGCAGATCCCTCGCTCCATGCAGGTTGAGTTCTCCGCAGTTGTACAAAACGTCACCGACGCTGAAGGCGGCGAAGTCAACTCCAAGGCAATGTGGGATATCTTCGCCACCGAATACCTGGATCGCACCGCCCCAGTCGAGCAGATTGCGCTGCGTGTGGAAAACGCTCAAACCGAAAACGAAGATGCCTCCATCACCGCTGAGCTGATCCACAACGGCCAAGACATCACCGTCGACGGCCACGGAAATGGCCCTCTGGCTGCCTACGCTAACGCGCTGGAGAAGCTGAACATCGACGTGGAAATCCAGGAATACAGCCAGCACGCCCGCACCTCCGGCGACGATGCAGAAGCAGCAGCTTATGTCCTGGCTGAGGTCAATGGCCGCAAGGTTTGGGGTGTCGGCATCGCAGGGTCGATCACCTACGCTTCCCTGAAAGCCGTAACCTCCGCCGTTAACCGCGCACTGGATGTCAACCACGAAACTGTCCTGGCTGGCGGCGTCTAA
- a CDS encoding DMT family transporter, translating to MQSNLLAVLFALASALTIAWGTVVRHRIALRTPKDGSLRSSPLLNALMTPMWWAGMSTAMLAYFLQTVALGFGTLLVVQPVLVLSLMFTLPLSARFNGYRLRKTEISWATLLTIAVGIMIVLGRPLPGNPHPPLDRWIPALLTGVAVMGGMWLVAQYILKKDRALILGLITGALFGYVAVMSKAAVDIFVHQGISGLIFNWEGYGLILTALLGTIVQQYSFNAGELQKSLPAMTIAEPIVAFSLGYLVLGEKFQVVDWEWIAMGIALLVMIISTIALSRTRTMPATAKK from the coding sequence GTGCAAAGCAATCTGCTCGCCGTGCTTTTCGCCTTAGCATCGGCTTTAACAATCGCGTGGGGTACCGTCGTTCGGCACCGGATCGCACTCCGCACCCCAAAAGATGGCTCACTTCGAAGCTCACCTTTGCTCAATGCACTCATGACTCCAATGTGGTGGGCTGGCATGAGTACCGCGATGTTGGCTTATTTCTTACAGACTGTTGCTTTGGGTTTTGGCACACTGCTCGTGGTGCAGCCGGTGCTTGTTTTGTCCCTCATGTTCACTTTGCCGCTTTCGGCGCGTTTCAACGGATATCGCTTACGCAAAACTGAAATTTCTTGGGCAACACTTCTTACTATTGCCGTTGGAATCATGATTGTGTTGGGCAGACCTTTGCCTGGAAACCCTCACCCGCCACTTGATCGGTGGATTCCTGCCCTTCTCACTGGGGTTGCAGTCATGGGTGGCATGTGGCTTGTTGCGCAATACATCTTAAAAAAAGACAGAGCACTGATTTTAGGGCTGATTACCGGTGCACTGTTTGGCTATGTCGCGGTGATGTCTAAGGCAGCCGTAGATATTTTTGTGCACCAGGGCATTTCCGGATTAATTTTCAACTGGGAAGGTTACGGCCTTATTCTCACTGCATTGCTGGGCACCATCGTGCAGCAATACTCTTTCAATGCCGGCGAACTCCAAAAATCTCTACCTGCGATGACAATTGCTGAACCAATCGTTGCCTTTAGTTTGGGCTATTTGGTTCTGGGGGAAAAATTCCAAGTAGTGGACTGGGAGTGGATCGCAATGGGCATTGCTTTATTAGTAATGATTATTTCCACCATTGCACTGTCGCGCACCAGAACAATGCCGGCGACAGCTAAAAAATAA
- a CDS encoding aspartate kinase: MALVVQKYGGSSLESAERIRNVAERIVATKKAGNDVVVVCSAMGDTTDELLDLAAAVNPVPPAREMDMLLTAGERISNALVAMAIESLGAEAQSFTGSQAGVLTTERHGNARIVDVTPGRVREALDEGKICIVAGFQGVNKETRDVTTLGRGGSDTTAVALAAALNADVCEIYSDVDGVYTADPRIVPNAQKLEKLSFEEMLELAAVGSKILVLRSVEYARAFNVPLRVRSSYSNDPGTLIAGSMEDIPVEEAVLTGVATDKSEAKVTVLGISDKPGEAAKVFRALADAEINIDMVLQNVSSVEDGTTDITFTCPRSDGRHAMEILKKLQVQGNWSNVLYDDQVGKVSLVGAGMKSHPGVTAEFMEALRDVNVNIELISTSEIRISVLIREDDLDAAARALHEKFQLGGEEEAVVYAGTGR; encoded by the coding sequence GTGGCCCTGGTCGTACAGAAATATGGCGGTTCCTCGCTCGAGAGTGCGGAACGCATCAGGAACGTTGCTGAACGGATCGTTGCCACCAAGAAGGCTGGAAATGATGTTGTGGTTGTCTGCTCCGCAATGGGAGACACCACAGATGAACTTCTAGATCTTGCGGCCGCAGTGAACCCCGTTCCGCCAGCGCGTGAAATGGATATGCTCCTAACTGCTGGTGAGCGTATCTCCAACGCGCTCGTCGCCATGGCTATTGAATCCCTGGGTGCAGAGGCTCAGTCCTTTACTGGCTCCCAGGCCGGAGTGCTCACCACTGAGCGCCACGGAAATGCTCGCATTGTGGATGTCACGCCTGGTCGTGTGCGCGAAGCACTCGATGAAGGAAAAATCTGCATCGTCGCTGGTTTCCAGGGTGTAAATAAAGAAACCCGCGATGTCACCACTTTGGGTCGTGGTGGATCAGACACCACTGCAGTTGCTTTGGCAGCCGCACTAAACGCCGATGTGTGTGAGATTTACTCAGATGTGGACGGTGTATACACCGCCGACCCACGCATTGTCCCCAATGCACAGAAGCTGGAAAAGCTCAGCTTTGAGGAAATGCTGGAACTTGCTGCAGTTGGCTCAAAGATCTTGGTCCTGCGCAGTGTTGAATACGCCCGTGCATTTAATGTGCCACTGCGCGTACGCTCGTCATATAGCAATGATCCCGGCACCCTAATTGCCGGCTCGATGGAGGATATTCCTGTGGAAGAAGCAGTCCTTACCGGTGTCGCAACCGACAAGTCCGAAGCCAAAGTTACCGTTTTGGGTATTTCCGATAAGCCAGGCGAAGCAGCCAAGGTGTTCCGCGCGCTAGCTGATGCAGAGATCAACATTGATATGGTCTTGCAGAATGTGTCCTCTGTTGAAGACGGCACCACCGACATCACCTTTACCTGCCCACGTTCCGATGGACGCCATGCAATGGAGATTCTGAAGAAGCTTCAGGTGCAGGGCAACTGGAGCAACGTGCTTTACGACGACCAGGTAGGCAAAGTCTCCCTCGTGGGAGCTGGCATGAAGTCCCACCCAGGTGTCACCGCAGAATTCATGGAAGCACTGCGCGATGTCAACGTGAACATCGAATTGATTTCCACCTCTGAGATCCGCATTTCCGTGCTGATCCGCGAAGACGATCTGGATGCTGCTGCACGTGCACTGCACGAGAAGTTCCAGCTTGGTGGCGAAGAAGAAGCCGTCGTTTACGCAGGCACCGGACGTTAA
- a CDS encoding aspartate-semialdehyde dehydrogenase — protein MTTIAVVGATGQVGQVMRNLLEERDFPADAVRFFASPRSAGRTIEFRGAEIEVEDVTQATEESLKGIDVALFSAGGTASKQYAPLFAAAGATVVDNSSAWRKDDEVPLIVSEVNPSEKDSLAKGIIANPNCTTMAAMPVLKPLHDVAGLVKLHVSSYQAVSGSGLAGVETLAKQVSAVGDHNVEFVHDGQAADTGDFGPYVSPIAYNVLPFAGNLVDDGTFETDEEQKLRNESRKILGLPDLKVSGTCVRVPVFTGHTLTIHAEFEQPITVEQAQEILGAASGVKLVDVPTPLAAAGIDESLVGRIRQDSTVDDNRGLVLVVSGDNLRKGAALNTIQIAELLVK, from the coding sequence ATGACCACCATCGCAGTTGTTGGTGCAACCGGCCAGGTCGGCCAGGTTATGCGCAACCTGTTAGAGGAGCGCGATTTCCCAGCAGATGCTGTTCGTTTCTTTGCTTCACCACGCTCTGCTGGCCGCACGATTGAATTTCGTGGCGCCGAAATCGAGGTAGAAGACGTTACCCAGGCAACTGAAGAATCCCTCAAGGGCATTGATGTTGCACTGTTTTCTGCAGGCGGTACTGCATCTAAGCAGTACGCTCCACTGTTTGCAGCTGCAGGAGCAACAGTCGTGGACAACTCTTCAGCATGGCGCAAGGACGATGAGGTTCCTCTGATTGTCTCTGAGGTTAACCCTTCTGAGAAGGATTCCCTGGCCAAGGGCATTATTGCCAACCCGAACTGCACTACCATGGCTGCGATGCCAGTGCTCAAGCCACTGCATGACGTCGCTGGTCTAGTAAAACTGCACGTGTCCTCTTACCAGGCTGTATCAGGTTCCGGCCTAGCTGGCGTGGAGACCTTGGCAAAGCAGGTCTCTGCAGTTGGCGATCACAACGTTGAATTCGTTCATGACGGACAAGCAGCTGACACAGGCGATTTTGGACCTTATGTTTCACCAATCGCCTACAACGTCCTGCCCTTTGCTGGCAACCTCGTTGACGACGGTACCTTTGAAACCGACGAAGAGCAGAAGCTGCGCAACGAATCCCGCAAGATCTTAGGCCTTCCAGACCTTAAAGTTTCAGGCACCTGCGTCCGCGTGCCGGTCTTCACCGGCCACACGCTGACCATTCACGCCGAATTCGAGCAGCCAATCACCGTTGAGCAGGCGCAGGAAATCTTGGGTGCCGCTTCAGGCGTTAAGCTTGTCGACGTCCCAACCCCACTTGCCGCAGCCGGCATCGATGAATCCCTCGTCGGTCGAATCCGCCAGGATTCCACCGTCGACGACAACCGAGGCCTCGTTCTCGTCGTCTCTGGCGACAACCTCCGCAAGGGTGCTGCGCTAAACACCATTCAGATTGCTGAGCTGCTGGTTAAGTAA
- a CDS encoding RNA polymerase sigma factor produces MKSKERNDAHVTELALAAGRGDRAALTDFIRETQDDVWRLLAHLGGHEIADDLTQETYLRVMGALPRFAARSSARTWLLSLARRVWVDNIRHDMARPRKSIVEYENTGATDASNAGIWSEWIDVRTLIDALPPERREALILTQVLGYTYEEAAKIADVRVGTIRSRVARARADLISATAAGDSSEEDGKSAQG; encoded by the coding sequence GTGAAGTCAAAAGAGCGCAACGACGCCCACGTCACCGAGCTGGCCCTTGCCGCCGGCCGTGGCGATCGCGCAGCACTCACCGATTTCATTCGAGAAACTCAAGATGATGTTTGGCGCCTTTTAGCTCACCTCGGCGGCCACGAAATCGCCGATGACCTCACCCAAGAAACCTACCTACGCGTCATGGGAGCCCTCCCCCGCTTCGCCGCGCGTTCCTCAGCACGCACCTGGTTGCTATCACTAGCCCGACGCGTCTGGGTCGACAACATCCGCCATGACATGGCACGCCCCCGCAAATCCATCGTCGAATACGAAAACACAGGTGCCACCGACGCTAGCAATGCGGGCATCTGGTCCGAGTGGATCGACGTCCGCACGCTTATCGACGCCCTCCCCCCAGAACGCCGCGAAGCCCTAATCCTCACCCAAGTATTGGGCTATACCTATGAAGAAGCAGCAAAAATTGCCGACGTGCGAGTAGGAACAATCCGTTCCCGCGTAGCGAGGGCACGAGCTGACCTTATCTCTGCCACAGCTGCCGGTGATTCATCTGAAGAAGATGGTAAATCCGCTCAAGGTTAG